A genomic stretch from Lathyrus oleraceus cultivar Zhongwan6 chromosome 2, CAAS_Psat_ZW6_1.0, whole genome shotgun sequence includes:
- the LOC127123066 gene encoding formate dehydrogenase, chloroplastic/mitochondrial-like has protein sequence MINLPCFNLSGTLSHSVANLSSLVDIRLEGNHINGVVPSNWTSLMNMKLFDLSRAFLTKFKTQTTIPDLHVLISTPFHPAYVTAERIKKAKNLELFLTAGIGSDHIDLNAAAAASLTVAEVTGSNTVSVAEDELMRILILVRNFVPGYHQSITGEWDVAGIAHRAYDLEGKTIGTVGAGRIRKLLLQRLKPFNCNLLYHDRLKMEPELEKEIGAKFEEDLNTMLPKCDVIAPTKLPDTERWLEGFATLDRRLLPPKSHWP, from the coding sequence ATGATTAATTTGCCGTGTTTTAATCTTAGTGGTACTTTGAGTCATTCTGTTGCAAATTTAAGTTCTTTAGTTGATATCAGATTAGAGGGTAATCATATCAATGGCGTAGTGCCTAGTAATTGGACCAGTTTGATGAATATGAAATTGTTTGATTTGAGTAGAGcatttttaacaaaatttaaaacaCAAACTACCATTCCTGATCTTCATGTTCTGATATCTACACCATTTCACCCTGCCTATGTTACTGCTGAAAGAATTAAGAAAGCTAAGAATTTAGAGCTATTTTTGACTGCCGGAATTGGTTCTGATCACATTGATCTCAATGCTGCGGCTGCTGCTAGTTTAACCGTCGCAGAGGTCACAGGAAGCAACACAGTATCTGTTGCTGAGGATGAGCTCATGAGAATTCTCATTCTGGTGAGGAATTTTGTGCCTGGTTACCATCAGTCTATTACAGGAGAATGGGATGTTGCTGGCATTGCACATAGAGCCTATGATCTTGAAGGAAAGACGATAGGAACGGTGGGTGCTGGACGAATCAGGAAGCTTTTACTCCAAAGGCTGAAACCTTTTAACTGTAACCTTTTATATCATGATAGACTTAAGATGGAGCCTGAATTGGAGAAAGAAATTGGAGCTAAGTTTGAAGAGGACCTCAATACAATGCTTCCAAAGTGCGATGTAATTGCTCCAACAAAGTTACCAGATACAGAGAGATGGTTAGAGGGATTTGCAACCTTAGATAGACGCCTTTTGCCTCCAAAAAGCCACTGGCCATAG